One Aegilops tauschii subsp. strangulata cultivar AL8/78 chromosome 7, Aet v6.0, whole genome shotgun sequence genomic window carries:
- the LOC109783549 gene encoding tryptophan decarboxylase 1-like, with the protein MGSLDTNPISLSAFPDDKAVFKPLNPEDVRAYLHKAVDFISDYYTNIESMPVLPNVKPGYLQDELSASPPTPSAPFDVTMKELRASVVPAMTHWASPNFFAFFPSTNSAAAIAGDLIASAMNTVGFTWQASPAATEMEVLALDWLAQLLHLPTTFMNRTSTGSGTGGGVILGTTSEAMLVTLVAARDATLRRSGSIGVSLLPRLAVYAADQTHSTFFKACRLAGFDPANIRSIPTGPETNYGLDPAMLLKVMQADVDTGLVPTYVCVTVGTTSSNAVDPVGAIADIAALFNAWVHVDAAYAGSACICPEFRHYLDGVEHVDSISMSPHKWLLTCLDCTCLYVRDAHRLSDSLETNPEYLKNDATESGEVTDLKDMQVGVGRRFRGLKLWMVMRTYGTAKLQEHIRSDVAMAKMFEDFVRGDNRFEVVVPRNFALVCFRIKPSGAMTEEDADEANRVLMENLNKTGKAYLAHTVVGDKFVLRFAIGSSLQEERHVRSAWDLIKKTANSIMD; encoded by the coding sequence ATGGGCAGCTTGGACACCAACCCAATCTCCTTATCCGCCTTCCCCGACGACAAGGCGGTGTTCAAGCCGCTCAACCCCGAAGATGTCCGCGCATACCTCCACAAGGCCGTCGACTTCATCTCCGACTACTACACCAATATCGAGTCCATGCCAGTTCTCCCCAACGTGAAGCCGGGATACCTACAAGATGAGCTCAGCGCATCCCCACCGACCCCTTCTGCGCCGTTCGACGTGACCATGAAGGAGCTCAGGGCCTCTGTTGTCCCTGCCATGACGCACTGGGCTAGCCCCAACTTCTTCGCCTTCTTTCCCTCCACCAATAGTGCCGCTGCCATCGCCGGCGACCTCATCGCCTCTGCCATGAACACCGTCGGATTCACGTGGCAGGCCTCGCCTGCGGCCACCGAGATGGAGGTTCTCGCTCTTGACTGGCTTGCGCAGCTTCTGCACCTACCCACCACATTCATGAATCGCACCAGTACTGGAAGTGGCACCGGCGGTGGTGTCATCCTTGGCACGACCAGCGAGGCAATGCTCGTCACGCTAGTCGCCGCCCGTGACGCGACATTGCGTCGGAGCGGCTCCATCGGCGTGTCCCTCCTGCCACGCTTGGCTGTCTATGCTGCCGACCAGACACACTCCACTTTCTTCAAGGCATGTCGGCTCGCAGGCTTTGACCCCGCCAACATCCGCTCCATCCCTACCGGGCCCGAAACTAACTACGGGCTCGACCCGGCCATGCTTCTCAAGGTAATGCAAGCTGATGTCGACACTGGTCTCGTGCCAACATATGTCTGTGTCACGGTAGGAACCACGTCTTCCAACGCCGTCGACCCTGTGGGCGCCATCGCCGACATCGCCGCCTTGTTCAATGCATGGGTCCATGTCGATGCTGCCTACGCTGGCAGCGCGTGTATCTGCCCGGAGTTTCGCCACTATCTCGATGGCGTCGAGCACGTGGACTCCATTAGCATGAGCCCACACAAATGGCTTCTCACATGCCTCGATTGCACCTGTCTCTACGTCCGCGATGCTCACCGACTGAGCGACTCGTTGGAGACTAACCCGGAGTACCTCAAGAACGATGCTACCGAGTCCGGTGAGGTCACCGATCTTAAGGACATGCAGGTCGGCGTTGGTCGGCGCTTCCGTGGGCTCAAGCTTTGGATGGTCATGCGCACCTATGGTACCGCAAAGCTCCAAGAGCACATCCGTAGTGACGTCGCCATGGCCAAGATGTTTGAAGACTTCGTCCGTGGCGACAACAGGTTCGAGGTGGTCGTACCCAGGAACTTTGCTCTTGTGTGCTTTAGGATCAAGCCAAGTGGAGCCATGACAGAAGAGGATGCCGATGAGGCCAACCGTGTACTAATGGAGAATCTGAACAAGACTGGCAAGGCTTATCTTGCGCACACAGTGGTTGGTGACAAGTTCGTGCTCCGGTTCGCCATTGGGTCGTCATTGCAGGAGGAGAGGCATGTGAGGAGTGCTTGGGACCTCATCAAGAAGACTGCAAACAGTATCATGGATTAA